The Deltaproteobacteria bacterium genome includes a region encoding these proteins:
- a CDS encoding DUF4157 domain-containing protein, which produces MQTKPLAAEITPLVRRQPEEKEVQKQSEEEEPLQGKLLQRQSEEENDAVQRQPEEEEPVQASENGGGASEVASSVEGGINATKGGGRPLPESDRSFFEPRFGADFSNVRIHTGSDAGQLSRQLGAQAFTVGKDVYFGEGRYDPGSTQGKRLMGHELTHVVQQGGAATLQSKPDNKGQVAGKDSAAPDVQCGFFGDLWEGAASVGRAVWSGVRSVGRTIGRGASSAWGWIRGVGRSIGRGVLSAWGWIRGVGRSIGRGILSAWNWIRGIGRSIGRGILAAWEWIKDIGRSIGRGILAAWEWVKSIGRAIGRGLLAAWEWIKEVGRAIGRGLLAAWEWIKRIARAIGRALLAAWEWIKRAGGVIWECIKGIFAGAQPKLIVNKSGDAYEQEADSVADKVLRMELPGTKEGKKGVSPLRGSFGNGKPAAAEIKRKVNINQNVPRPFIQRYAEDIHYHMTLQEAANVGYSAVEAGTVAFEDQAVDTGWRHPWITTPTEILNPLVSGRDMLHFPARSVAVGDMNRAITACDIRAFGAGLHRFQDTFSHNFTTWKIPTRRLCSSMCWKLALLVPGGLPIVAGIMIPKHAYGRGAALKHACLGFYPDEHHGEQKGRDAAMKRHTRSWLEKFLVSCRSGSGGGGGGAASPAPVAFNVTAFSATGSGNANLTENAAGPSIAAPTFRSSGTVSVTGDNAEASKWDVGYIQTVYSPYDIEARYEKSYLRYHKSSLPLRDAIAGTPAPWYYTGSFSPVTGSGTSVSESMNDTPGHRPPWNDPRVTNPNSLERYERNFNVVAWFIARRRTDAQIRHLKNVNWGFNFIVDVDKTKPVGSRATNSGSGMDGISTGNGKGPLTPKLSGTISNNANVRTLVPRPPWP; this is translated from the coding sequence TTGCAGACAAAACCCCTTGCCGCAGAAATAACGCCTCTTGTCAGAAGGCAGCCTGAAGAAAAGGAAGTTCAAAAGCAGTCGGAAGAGGAAGAGCCCCTGCAGGGAAAGCTTCTCCAGCGGCAGTCTGAGGAAGAAAATGATGCCGTTCAGCGTCAGCCTGAAGAGGAAGAACCTGTCCAGGCCAGCGAAAATGGAGGTGGCGCATCTGAAGTGGCGTCGTCTGTTGAAGGGGGGATCAACGCCACAAAAGGGGGCGGGAGACCGCTTCCCGAGTCGGACCGCTCATTCTTCGAGCCCCGTTTCGGGGCTGATTTCAGTAATGTGCGCATACATACCGGTTCCGATGCGGGCCAATTGTCAAGACAGCTTGGCGCGCAGGCATTTACTGTCGGGAAAGATGTTTATTTCGGAGAAGGACGGTATGATCCGGGATCAACGCAGGGCAAACGGCTCATGGGTCATGAATTGACCCATGTTGTGCAGCAGGGAGGAGCGGCAACTTTACAGTCCAAGCCGGATAATAAAGGGCAGGTTGCCGGAAAAGATTCTGCTGCGCCTGACGTGCAGTGCGGTTTTTTTGGCGACCTCTGGGAAGGCGCTGCATCGGTGGGGAGAGCTGTATGGAGCGGGGTTAGAAGTGTGGGGCGCACTATCGGCAGAGGAGCGTCATCCGCCTGGGGCTGGATTCGGGGTGTGGGTCGTTCTATCGGTAGAGGCGTGTTGTCCGCCTGGGGCTGGATCAGGGGTGTGGGCCGTTCCATCGGCAGGGGAATTCTCTCGGCCTGGAATTGGATCAGAGGTATCGGCCGCTCAATCGGCAGGGGAATCCTGGCAGCCTGGGAGTGGATTAAAGATATCGGCCGTTCCATCGGCAGGGGCATTCTGGCGGCCTGGGAGTGGGTCAAAAGTATCGGCCGTGCCATTGGCAGAGGGCTCCTGGCAGCCTGGGAGTGGATCAAGGAAGTCGGCCGTGCTATCGGGAGAGGGCTTCTGGCGGCCTGGGAGTGGATCAAGCGTATTGCCCGCGCTATCGGCAGGGCTTTGCTTGCAGCCTGGGAATGGATCAAACGTGCAGGCGGAGTCATCTGGGAGTGTATAAAAGGTATTTTTGCGGGAGCACAACCGAAGCTCATCGTTAACAAGTCGGGAGATGCTTATGAACAGGAGGCGGACAGCGTAGCCGATAAAGTCTTGCGAATGGAGTTGCCCGGCACAAAAGAAGGTAAAAAAGGGGTTTCTCCATTAAGGGGCTCTTTCGGCAACGGCAAGCCTGCGGCAGCGGAGATAAAAAGGAAGGTCAATATTAATCAGAACGTTCCCCGTCCTTTTATTCAGAGGTACGCAGAGGACATACATTATCACATGACCCTGCAGGAGGCGGCCAATGTCGGATACAGTGCAGTTGAGGCCGGAACGGTCGCCTTTGAAGACCAGGCTGTTGATACGGGCTGGAGACATCCCTGGATAACCACACCCACAGAAATTTTAAATCCCCTTGTCAGCGGCAGGGATATGCTTCATTTCCCTGCCCGCAGTGTAGCTGTTGGGGATATGAACAGAGCAATTACTGCCTGCGATATCAGGGCATTTGGCGCGGGATTGCACAGGTTCCAGGATACCTTCTCACATAACTTTACAACATGGAAAATTCCGACCCGAAGGCTATGTTCTTCCATGTGCTGGAAGCTTGCTTTATTAGTTCCCGGAGGTCTTCCTATTGTTGCCGGCATAATGATTCCAAAACACGCCTACGGACGAGGCGCTGCGCTCAAGCACGCCTGTCTGGGCTTTTATCCCGATGAGCACCATGGTGAGCAAAAGGGCAGGGATGCCGCTATGAAAAGACACACAAGGTCATGGCTTGAAAAGTTTCTCGTAAGCTGCAGGTCCGGTTCAGGCGGCGGCGGTGGTGGCGCCGCATCTCCTGCGCCTGTGGCATTTAATGTGACGGCTTTTTCCGCCACCGGATCGGGAAATGCAAACTTAACGGAAAATGCGGCAGGACCCAGTATTGCGGCGCCGACGTTCCGTTCTAGTGGAACGGTGAGTGTTACAGGCGATAATGCTGAAGCCAGTAAGTGGGATGTCGGGTATATCCAGACTGTTTATTCACCTTATGATATCGAGGCAAGATACGAGAAGTCTTACTTGCGATACCATAAAAGTTCCCTGCCTCTCAGGGATGCTATCGCCGGAACGCCTGCCCCATGGTATTACACGGGGTCCTTTTCACCCGTCACAGGTTCCGGAACCTCAGTCAGTGAAAGTATGAATGATACGCCCGGCCATAGACCACCCTGGAACGACCCGAGAGTAACCAATCCAAACTCCCTGGAAAGGTATGAAAGGAATTTTAATGTTGTTGCCTGGTTTATCGCTCGCAGACGTACTGATGCACAGATAAGGCATCTGAAAAATGTAAATTGGGGATTTAACTTTATCGTTGATGTTGATAAAACCAAGCCGGTCGGCAGCAGAGCCACTAATTCAGGAAGCGGTATGGATGGAATATCAACGGGAAATGGAAAAGGG
- a CDS encoding thermonuclease family protein, with product MEENLYYYRALVCSVYDGDTCTVDIDLGLGTWVHGEKLRFSRINAPEIRGAERPAGLLSRDFLISRIGEKEILIKTVKDKKGKYGRYLAEIILPDGNGGWINVNDLMVEEGHAVYVEY from the coding sequence GTGGAAGAGAATCTTTATTATTACCGGGCGCTGGTATGTTCCGTTTATGACGGGGATACCTGCACTGTCGACATAGATCTGGGGCTCGGCACATGGGTGCATGGCGAAAAACTCAGGTTCAGCAGGATTAATGCACCTGAGATCAGGGGCGCTGAGAGACCGGCGGGTTTGCTCTCGCGGGATTTTTTGATTAGCCGCATCGGCGAAAAGGAGATATTGATCAAGACCGTTAAGGATAAAAAAGGGAAGTATGGCCGTTATCTGGCTGAAATTATACTGCCCGACGGGAATGGAGGGTGGATAAACGTCAATGACCTGATGGTTGAGGAAGGGCATGCCGTTTATGTGGAATATTGA
- a CDS encoding DUF4157 domain-containing protein, which translates to MRTRGRRRRKRQSSNQPGDQSAGESGMMQRKADSQVSQLSSLIETSPVQPKLKVGTPGGKYEREADSVADRVMAIADPQVSREAEDKEEEVHGKALAEQITPLTQRQPEEEEKEEAQADQLQREVEAPEKEEEEPVQAKMLQRRPGEEEEPAQAKFLQRRPEEEEEGVQQQPEEEEKEVQAKERGQNSRALSSSAESGIKAIKGGGRPLPESTRKFFEPRFGADFRGVRIHLDSRAAGLAKAINAKAFTKGKDIVFGSGYYSPETSGGKRLLAHELTHVLQQSRKINRSADTVQMKGGKSCAGVHSLRASFFNYVDVVFYTTDSCKKVKVKISGEWEGDAHHISGPSHFPIILDKSTTKKVKAGSKGGGQYKRIPGKTHTFTFTLKAGKHKLRLSTGGINKGTPVGLRVKLHTRGSLTVS; encoded by the coding sequence ATGAGGACAAGAGGCCGCAGGCGCAGAAAAAGACAATCTTCAAATCAGCCGGGAGATCAAAGCGCCGGTGAAAGTGGGATGATGCAGAGAAAGGCCGATTCGCAGGTTTCGCAACTCAGCAGTCTGATAGAGACCTCCCCTGTTCAGCCGAAGCTGAAGGTAGGAACGCCTGGCGGCAAATATGAGCGGGAAGCCGACAGTGTGGCCGACCGGGTAATGGCGATAGCCGACCCTCAGGTCAGCAGGGAGGCGGAAGATAAAGAGGAGGAAGTCCATGGCAAAGCGCTTGCGGAACAGATTACGCCGTTGACGCAACGTCAGCCGGAGGAGGAAGAAAAAGAGGAAGCGCAGGCGGACCAGCTTCAGCGTGAGGTAGAGGCACCGGAGAAAGAGGAAGAAGAGCCCGTCCAGGCAAAGATGCTTCAGCGCCGGCCCGGAGAAGAGGAAGAACCTGCTCAGGCAAAGTTTCTTCAACGCCGGCCCGAAGAAGAAGAGGAGGGGGTTCAGCAGCAGCCCGAAGAAGAGGAAAAAGAAGTTCAGGCAAAGGAAAGAGGGCAAAATAGCCGGGCCCTCTCTTCTTCTGCCGAAAGCGGCATTAAGGCCATAAAAGGCGGCGGCCGGCCCCTGCCGGAATCGACACGCAAATTTTTTGAGCCCCGCTTCGGCGCTGATTTCAGAGGCGTAAGAATTCATCTTGATTCCAGGGCCGCCGGTTTGGCAAAGGCTATTAATGCCAAAGCCTTTACAAAGGGAAAGGATATTGTATTCGGTTCCGGTTACTATTCGCCGGAAACAAGCGGCGGCAAACGCCTTCTCGCCCATGAATTGACCCATGTATTGCAGCAGAGCAGAAAAATAAACAGGTCTGCCGATACGGTGCAGATGAAAGGCGGGAAAAGCTGTGCAGGCGTTCATAGCCTGAGGGCCTCTTTTTTTAATTATGTTGATGTTGTTTTTTATACAACCGATAGTTGTAAAAAGGTGAAAGTTAAAATTTCCGGCGAATGGGAAGGGGACGCTCATCATATTTCAGGCCCCTCACACTTTCCCATTATCCTGGATAAGAGCACCACAAAAAAAGTAAAAGCCGGCAGTAAAGGAGGTGGACAGTATAAACGGATACCGGGGAAAACACATACCTTTACATTTACCCTTAAAGCCGGAAAACACAAGTTGCGTTTATCAACCGGCGGTATTAATAAAGGTACCCCCGTCGGGTTGAGAGTTAAATTGCATACCAGAGGAAGCCTGACGGTTAGTTAA
- a CDS encoding ATP-binding protein yields MGNINSNLAVDEENTQRRVVTGPPVTSACILEDELNWFFKVLDGRIKLHFGHDFDHDDIFDIMPPGLDGGESVYGYFITHYNMTFAERVVFILSLVPHIKPQLLDLFFTKNAANSRVFTEFGGRNDQSLNAFVPTGETALFILAGDDLEKRLTFSRLFEADHFFAKHDILKLSGNLAHEPELSGTLTLSREVIDLTTTGTIRKPIFSAGFPAKKIETGLDWSDLVLDHYTMERVLEIRAWIEYGHILLDELDLRRKIKPGYRCLFYGPPGTGKTFTASLLGKATGLEVYCIDLSMVVSKYIGETEKNLEKVFSKAEHKNWVLFFDEADALFGKRTNINDAHDRFANQEVSYLLQRVEDYEGVVILASNLKSNIDEAFSRRFQSIIHFPMPGQKERSLLWNNAFPEKINFSDNVNLSQIAADYELSGGAIMNVVRYAALMMLKGNKGAVFLSDIKEGIRKELQKEGKTS; encoded by the coding sequence ATGGGGAATATCAACAGTAACCTTGCCGTGGATGAAGAAAATACTCAGCGTAGAGTGGTAACCGGTCCACCGGTTACAAGCGCCTGCATTCTGGAAGATGAGCTGAACTGGTTTTTCAAAGTGCTCGATGGGCGCATCAAACTTCATTTCGGGCATGACTTCGACCATGATGATATATTTGACATTATGCCGCCGGGCCTGGACGGAGGCGAGTCTGTTTACGGATATTTTATTACTCATTACAATATGACCTTTGCCGAGCGGGTTGTTTTTATTCTAAGCCTGGTTCCGCACATCAAACCGCAGCTGCTTGATCTTTTTTTTACAAAAAATGCAGCAAACTCACGGGTATTTACAGAATTTGGAGGGAGAAACGACCAGTCTCTCAATGCCTTTGTGCCGACGGGGGAAACGGCCCTTTTTATTCTTGCCGGAGATGATCTGGAAAAGCGGCTTACTTTTTCCAGGCTCTTCGAAGCCGACCACTTTTTTGCCAAACATGATATTTTGAAACTGAGCGGCAATCTTGCCCATGAGCCTGAGCTAAGCGGAACCCTTACGCTTTCCAGGGAGGTTATCGACCTGACGACGACGGGAACTATTCGCAAGCCCATATTCAGCGCCGGGTTTCCGGCAAAAAAGATTGAGACCGGGCTTGACTGGAGTGATCTCGTGCTTGATCACTATACCATGGAGAGAGTCCTTGAGATCAGGGCATGGATAGAGTATGGCCATATATTGCTCGATGAACTTGATCTGCGGCGAAAGATCAAGCCTGGATATCGATGTCTCTTTTATGGCCCTCCGGGGACGGGAAAGACCTTTACGGCTTCACTCCTTGGAAAGGCTACGGGGCTGGAAGTTTACTGCATCGATCTTTCCATGGTTGTTTCAAAATATATCGGAGAAACGGAAAAAAATCTCGAAAAGGTTTTCAGCAAGGCCGAACATAAAAACTGGGTGCTCTTTTTTGATGAGGCCGACGCCCTTTTCGGGAAACGCACCAACATCAATGACGCTCATGACCGTTTTGCCAATCAGGAGGTTTCCTACCTGCTTCAGCGGGTAGAAGATTATGAGGGGGTGGTTATTCTGGCCTCGAACCTCAAATCAAACATTGATGAAGCCTTTTCACGAAGATTCCAGTCCATCATCCACTTTCCCATGCCCGGACAGAAAGAGCGAAGCCTGCTTTGGAATAATGCCTTCCCGGAAAAAATTAATTTTTCAGATAATGTCAATCTATCACAAATTGCGGCTGACTATGAACTCTCGGGAGGGGCCATTATGAACGTGGTGCGCTACGCCGCGCTGATGATGCTGAAAGGGAATAAGGGCGCTGTATTTCTGAGTGACATAAAAGAAGGTATCCGAAAGGAACTGCAAAAAGAGGGGAAAACGTCTTGA
- a CDS encoding contractile injection system tape measure protein, with protein sequence MTAHHKHIIKKQVLHIRIARQDEAWQIQNRLSAFYTSDTVPILDDICGMLVGRDEHIFIDKLEIDIGRIPLLNMEEAFKGKIRTLFYEALSDRLGQARLSEQHLQGSEEKRGLSPATGASPAPVNYDPGEGGRDDEVMTQERYNLALISHFLRSGTFPWWAEKMSMGDLEKVFLTLLEEPAPELKSLIAKELSRQNAGKRFLYQFTDELFLRVSQILKPHASGWLAGFMTDMLSMANKAKLAPLSRPQIRSVMRGAMLDQLLFNGGASFSEKEMAASIVQAFSRTSGMDFKRAALLFADELGNLKKRGLAFQSRLPHLLARFSDDGIFIKDMRGGDKDDRDNRKKNKGREEKDAPQFSGDDAASGKADPAGDKGAKGRVEKTSDFQGDEAGRPLPEEGAAVFTKDGVRIARQGRGRSGPGGRIAINEFEENDLSVSAKKTFSEAGRRAVEERRQKDGTGGGLEKESGGLHREIAGPSRDKERMPGPFSQGGEHFESYARGREPWEREPLADDIYIENAGLVILWPYMTRFFRHLDLLKDDCFVDHSSAMRAIHLLQYLATGEEQGPEYFLPLNKLLCGWDLSKPLERKVPLRKKEKSESEALLKALVGHWQALGNTSVDGLRTSFLQREGALTEKEKNWHLKVEGKTYDILMERLPWGISTVTLPWMKKILSVEW encoded by the coding sequence ATGACGGCCCATCATAAACACATCATAAAAAAGCAGGTACTGCATATCCGTATTGCCCGTCAGGATGAAGCGTGGCAGATCCAGAACCGGCTCAGCGCTTTCTACACAAGCGATACCGTCCCGATTCTCGATGATATCTGTGGAATGCTGGTCGGCAGGGATGAGCATATTTTTATCGATAAGCTGGAGATCGATATCGGTAGAATCCCCCTGCTGAATATGGAAGAAGCCTTTAAGGGGAAGATAAGGACGCTTTTTTATGAAGCGCTTTCCGACAGGCTTGGGCAGGCCCGGTTAAGTGAGCAGCACTTGCAAGGGAGTGAGGAAAAAAGGGGCCTTTCCCCGGCAACAGGCGCGTCCCCGGCTCCCGTCAATTATGACCCGGGAGAAGGGGGGCGGGATGACGAAGTGATGACGCAGGAAAGATACAACCTGGCGTTGATCAGTCATTTCCTGAGAAGTGGAACCTTCCCCTGGTGGGCGGAAAAGATGAGTATGGGAGATCTGGAGAAGGTATTTCTCACATTACTCGAAGAGCCGGCGCCGGAACTCAAATCACTTATTGCAAAAGAGCTGTCCCGTCAAAATGCCGGAAAGCGCTTTCTTTACCAGTTTACAGACGAGCTGTTTTTAAGGGTTTCCCAAATACTAAAACCCCATGCGTCGGGGTGGCTTGCCGGTTTTATGACGGATATGCTGTCCATGGCCAATAAGGCAAAGCTTGCGCCCCTTTCCCGGCCTCAAATTCGATCTGTGATGCGGGGCGCCATGTTGGATCAGCTCCTTTTTAATGGTGGAGCGTCTTTTAGCGAAAAAGAGATGGCTGCATCCATTGTTCAAGCCTTTTCCCGTACAAGCGGGATGGATTTCAAAAGGGCGGCTTTACTTTTTGCCGATGAACTGGGAAACTTAAAAAAAAGGGGGCTTGCCTTTCAGAGCCGGCTTCCCCATTTGCTTGCCCGGTTCAGTGATGACGGGATATTCATCAAGGATATGCGCGGTGGTGATAAAGATGATCGGGATAATCGTAAAAAAAATAAGGGCAGAGAGGAAAAGGATGCGCCCCAATTCAGTGGGGACGACGCTGCTTCCGGAAAAGCAGATCCTGCCGGAGACAAGGGAGCAAAGGGGAGGGTTGAAAAAACTTCTGATTTCCAGGGGGATGAAGCGGGCAGACCGTTGCCGGAGGAGGGAGCGGCGGTTTTTACGAAAGATGGCGTTCGCATTGCCCGCCAGGGGAGAGGAAGAAGCGGCCCCGGAGGGAGGATTGCCATAAATGAATTTGAGGAGAATGATCTTTCTGTCAGTGCGAAAAAAACTTTTTCTGAAGCGGGGCGAAGAGCAGTTGAAGAGCGAAGGCAAAAGGATGGCACTGGAGGAGGGCTTGAGAAAGAGAGCGGTGGCCTCCACCGGGAGATAGCGGGCCCGAGCAGGGATAAAGAGAGGATGCCTGGGCCTTTTTCTCAGGGGGGTGAGCATTTTGAAAGTTACGCCCGGGGGAGAGAACCATGGGAAAGAGAACCCCTTGCTGATGACATATACATTGAAAATGCCGGACTTGTCATTCTCTGGCCCTACATGACCCGCTTTTTCAGGCATCTCGATCTCTTAAAAGATGACTGCTTTGTCGATCATTCTTCCGCTATGCGGGCCATACATCTGCTTCAATATCTTGCCACGGGGGAGGAGCAGGGCCCGGAGTATTTTCTGCCCCTCAATAAATTGCTTTGCGGATGGGACCTGTCAAAGCCGCTTGAGAGAAAGGTCCCTTTGAGGAAAAAAGAAAAGTCTGAATCGGAAGCGCTGTTAAAGGCCCTTGTCGGTCACTGGCAGGCATTGGGAAATACCTCTGTTGATGGTTTGAGGACATCCTTTCTGCAAAGAGAAGGGGCGCTTACCGAGAAGGAAAAGAACTGGCATTTGAAGGTCGAAGGGAAAACCTACGACATATTAATGGAGCGTTTACCATGGGGAATATCAACAGTAACCTTGCCGTGGATGAAGAAAATACTCAGCGTAGAGTGGTAA